The Saprospiraceae bacterium genome includes a window with the following:
- a CDS encoding carboxypeptidase-like regulatory domain-containing protein, translated as MVSFCRKIVFLLFVFISIPISNAQIKGTIKDQNKQPLAYASIYIEGTSIGTVTNASGDYELELKEIGEYNITCQYVGYKKETFTIRYDGKPVTKHIVLTEDENILSELVITADREDPAYAIIRKAIKKRNYYKNHLKSYEADLYVKGLVKITQSPKKILGEEIGTMNGILDTTGQGIVYLSESKSKFYYQHPNKTKEIMTSSVTSGSNSLFSANQFSWTLSFDIYSEYLNFSRSVVSPIADVAFSYYDYKLEKTIIDETGIGINKIRLIPKSKNDPLLTGYIYITDDLWNVHSTDIVLAGSALKNTFLDTIAIKQIYLPVKDPDVWKLFSQVISFRAGLLGFKMGGNFTYIFSDYQPEKNVSEHFVTNETFKVDKAALNKDTLFWQKTRPVPLTDEEIKDYVQKDSLQRLWNTKSYMDSVDRKNNRLRPMSLISGYTYANTYRKQSWTYTSPLNTLRFNAVEGLKLDASIKYQKSDSLYRRWILEPRLQYGFSDEILKPSIHAEYRYDNYNQGFFTFDAGKRNIQFDPREPVNERGNSWASLWSKLNGIRLYESNFVEAGYRREVFNGFYINLKSGYHHRKPVKVNSNYSFRFKNQLYEENIPSAALPPSSYAENKYWKNKINILIRPAQKYSSYPNFKDRDASDWPNVEIEFESGIPLESNSSQFNKLTLRVRDRYLNLRLLGYTSYNIEGGKYFGAGPSFFGDYFHPMGNEFLMPIEPDLSSFNLLPFYSYSTDLHYAQFNFRHHFNGFITDKIPLLNKTPLKLVFGFSQ; from the coding sequence ATGGTTTCTTTCTGCAGAAAAATCGTTTTTTTACTTTTCGTCTTTATATCCATACCTATCAGTAATGCCCAGATCAAAGGAACAATTAAAGATCAAAACAAACAACCTTTAGCTTATGCTTCCATCTATATCGAAGGTACAAGCATAGGTACAGTCACCAATGCTTCAGGAGATTATGAACTGGAACTAAAAGAAATCGGTGAGTACAATATCACATGTCAATATGTAGGCTACAAAAAGGAAACATTTACGATCAGATACGACGGAAAACCTGTAACAAAACATATCGTTCTCACAGAAGATGAAAATATACTTTCAGAACTGGTAATCACGGCTGATCGTGAGGATCCGGCTTATGCTATCATCCGAAAGGCAATTAAAAAGAGAAATTATTATAAAAACCACCTAAAAAGTTATGAAGCAGATCTATATGTAAAGGGCCTTGTAAAAATAACCCAAAGTCCAAAAAAAATTCTTGGAGAAGAAATTGGTACTATGAATGGTATTCTGGACACCACTGGACAAGGCATAGTATATTTGTCTGAATCAAAGTCAAAATTTTATTATCAGCATCCCAACAAGACTAAAGAAATCATGACTTCTTCGGTCACTTCCGGGTCCAATAGTCTTTTTTCAGCCAATCAATTTTCATGGACTCTCTCATTTGATATTTATAGTGAATATCTGAATTTTAGCCGATCCGTGGTTTCACCTATCGCAGATGTGGCGTTCTCTTATTATGATTACAAACTCGAAAAGACCATCATAGACGAAACAGGGATTGGAATCAATAAAATAAGATTGATCCCTAAGTCAAAAAACGATCCTCTACTCACTGGGTATATCTACATCACCGATGATCTCTGGAACGTTCACAGTACTGATATTGTTTTGGCTGGTTCAGCACTAAAAAATACCTTTCTTGATACTATCGCCATAAAACAAATCTATCTTCCAGTCAAGGATCCCGATGTCTGGAAGCTGTTCAGTCAGGTTATCAGTTTTAGAGCCGGACTATTAGGGTTTAAAATGGGTGGCAATTTCACTTACATTTTCTCAGATTATCAACCCGAAAAAAATGTATCCGAACACTTCGTCACCAATGAAACTTTTAAGGTAGATAAGGCAGCTCTTAACAAAGACACCCTTTTTTGGCAAAAAACAAGACCGGTTCCTCTTACTGATGAAGAAATAAAAGATTACGTCCAAAAAGACTCCTTGCAGCGTTTATGGAATACTAAATCCTATATGGACTCAGTGGACAGAAAAAATAACCGGTTACGTCCGATGAGTTTAATAAGCGGATACACCTATGCAAACACCTATAGAAAACAATCCTGGACTTACACAAGTCCGCTCAATACTTTAAGATTTAATGCGGTAGAAGGATTAAAACTTGATGCAAGTATCAAATATCAGAAATCAGACTCACTCTATAGAAGATGGATCCTTGAACCCAGACTACAGTACGGTTTCTCAGATGAGATATTAAAACCCTCTATTCATGCCGAATATCGATATGACAATTACAATCAGGGGTTTTTCACATTTGATGCCGGAAAAAGGAATATCCAGTTTGACCCTCGCGAACCCGTCAACGAACGAGGCAATTCATGGGCGTCCCTATGGTCAAAACTCAATGGGATAAGGCTGTATGAAAGTAATTTCGTTGAGGCAGGTTATCGAAGAGAAGTATTTAATGGCTTTTATATAAACCTAAAGTCCGGATATCATCACCGCAAACCGGTCAAAGTCAATTCTAACTACAGTTTCAGATTCAAAAATCAATTGTATGAAGAAAACATTCCGAGTGCTGCCCTCCCGCCGTCGTCATACGCTGAAAATAAATACTGGAAGAACAAAATAAACATACTGATCCGCCCTGCACAAAAATACAGCAGCTATCCGAATTTTAAAGACAGAGATGCTTCAGACTGGCCAAATGTAGAAATCGAATTTGAATCAGGCATACCTTTGGAATCAAATTCATCACAGTTCAATAAACTCACGCTTCGTGTCAGAGACAGGTATCTCAATCTCCGGTTGTTGGGTTACACGAGTTACAACATTGAAGGTGGAAAATACTTTGGAGCTGGTCCTTCCTTTTTTGGTGATTATTTCCATCCTATGGGCAATGAATTTCTGATGCCAATTGAACCGGATTTGAGTAGTTTCAATCTACTCCCATTCTATTCATACAGTACTGACCTCCACTATGCCCAGTTTAATTTCAGGCATCATTTCAATGGTTTTATCACCGATAAAATCCCACTGCTCAATAAAACACCACTTAAGCTTGTTTTTGGATTCTCTCAATGA
- a CDS encoding ATP-binding cassette domain-containing protein gives MNKVSVISFENVDILQDENVVLSGVHFNLAPAETCYIIGKSGSGKTSFLKTIYGSLPIRTGKASVAGFQLHDLEEKNIPMLRRKIGMVFQDFILFDDWSVGKNLMYILEATGWKDRAQMHSRVLQVLNMVGLAGHEKKNVSILSGGEQQRVVIARALLNNPPVIIADEPTGNLDPDTSDEILYLLNRLAREFSTSIIIATHDYRLIQKFPARVYKCESGSLAEVG, from the coding sequence TTGAATAAAGTTTCTGTAATTTCATTTGAAAACGTAGATATCCTTCAGGATGAAAACGTGGTTCTTTCGGGAGTACATTTTAATCTCGCCCCAGCAGAGACATGTTATATCATTGGCAAATCAGGTAGTGGAAAGACAAGTTTTCTAAAAACAATTTATGGCAGCTTGCCGATCCGCACCGGTAAGGCGTCAGTAGCCGGATTTCAACTACACGATTTGGAAGAAAAGAATATACCTATGCTGAGACGTAAGATAGGCATGGTATTTCAGGATTTTATACTTTTTGATGATTGGAGTGTTGGTAAAAACCTGATGTACATACTGGAGGCTACAGGCTGGAAAGATAGGGCACAAATGCATTCAAGAGTCCTACAGGTATTGAATATGGTAGGATTGGCTGGTCATGAAAAAAAAAATGTATCTATTCTCTCCGGCGGTGAGCAACAGCGGGTAGTTATAGCGAGAGCACTGCTCAACAATCCACCTGTAATCATAGCTGACGAGCCGACCGGTAACCTTGATCCTGATACAAGTGATGAAATTCTATACCTTTTGAACAGGCTGGCAAGAGAATTCAGTACATCCATCATCATCGCTACACATGATTACAGGCTGATTCAAAAGTTTCCTGCAAGAGTGTACAAGTGCGAATCGGGAAGTCTTGCAGAAGTGGGTTAG
- a CDS encoding OmpA family protein, whose amino-acid sequence MRILLIALLVLMWLILGWLFYKDYQKCCLPKDVVPEAALSGVKSGPILFNWGSSDPVLGDGWPRMRDSLAALATDTTALEITGYYCNNAIPEETEKLGLSRAADTRKLFPEIQDERIILLAKGRDCDSSNQSSLFESVEFNIRKRTEVIKEIDDRTLIYFPTNSTQKLNSTEVETYLNDVAARLMKTGESVVLTGHTDAIGDADKNKILGQRRADIVKKYLITKGVDATKISSDSKGEEQPIEDNSTEVGRSKNRRTELQIIK is encoded by the coding sequence ATGAGAATATTATTAATAGCACTTTTAGTATTAATGTGGCTCATATTGGGTTGGCTGTTCTACAAGGATTATCAAAAATGTTGTTTACCAAAAGATGTGGTTCCGGAAGCAGCCTTAAGTGGTGTAAAATCAGGTCCCATACTTTTTAATTGGGGTAGCAGCGATCCTGTCCTTGGAGATGGTTGGCCGCGTATGAGAGATTCTTTGGCAGCACTTGCCACTGACACCACTGCACTGGAAATTACAGGATATTACTGTAATAATGCGATTCCTGAAGAAACTGAAAAATTAGGATTGTCAAGAGCCGCAGATACTCGAAAACTTTTCCCTGAAATACAGGATGAACGGATTATTTTGTTGGCCAAAGGTCGAGATTGTGACTCATCAAACCAATCTTCCTTATTTGAGTCTGTAGAATTTAATATTCGTAAAAGGACTGAAGTGATCAAGGAGATTGACGATAGAACCCTGATTTATTTCCCGACCAATTCAACTCAAAAGCTCAACAGCACTGAAGTGGAAACCTACCTCAACGATGTTGCCGCAAGGCTAATGAAAACAGGCGAATCTGTAGTCCTGACAGGTCATACAGATGCGATAGGTGATGCTGACAAGAATAAAATTTTGGGTCAGAGACGTGCAGATATTGTTAAAAAATACCTTATCACCAAAGGTGTTGATGCAACTAAAATATCTTCTGATTCAAAAGGAGAAGAGCAACCGATCGAAGACAATAGTACTGAAGTCGGCAGGTCAAAAAACCGAAGAACTGAACTGCAAATTATTAAATAA
- the fbp gene encoding class 1 fructose-bisphosphatase codes for MNKIVTLDEFIIRSEKENPHSSGSFSRLLRDIGIAAKIVNREVNKAGLVNILGVEGSTNSTGDDVQKLDVFTNEKFIETLSYSGEVCGIASEENQDFIPVKNASNTGNYVVVMDPLDGSSNIDVNVSVGTIFGIYKRVSDPNKPCVIEDFLQKGSQMVAAGYILYGTSTLLVYSTGNGLNGFTLDPSIGEFCLSHKNIQMPVAGNYYSVNQGYYLKFDLEMRRYIDHCSDLNYRLRYIGSMVSDIHRIMFQGGIFLYPNTRKYPKGKLRLLYECYPMAFLIEQAGGTAITCKLERVLDLEIKSLHQTSSIAMGSRDMVRDMKEFVEKYGVVV; via the coding sequence ATGAACAAGATAGTAACTCTGGATGAATTTATCATCCGATCAGAGAAGGAAAACCCGCATTCTTCAGGTAGTTTCAGCCGACTACTTAGAGATATAGGTATTGCTGCCAAGATAGTAAACAGAGAAGTAAATAAAGCTGGACTGGTCAATATTCTTGGGGTAGAAGGTAGCACCAATTCCACAGGCGATGATGTCCAGAAGCTCGATGTGTTTACTAATGAAAAATTTATTGAAACATTATCTTATTCAGGTGAAGTATGTGGTATTGCGTCCGAGGAGAACCAGGATTTTATACCTGTAAAAAATGCATCCAATACCGGTAACTACGTAGTTGTCATGGATCCGCTTGATGGATCATCCAATATAGATGTCAATGTATCGGTGGGTACTATTTTTGGAATTTACAAAAGAGTCAGTGACCCCAATAAACCCTGTGTCATAGAAGATTTTTTACAAAAAGGTTCCCAAATGGTGGCGGCTGGTTATATCTTATATGGCACTTCTACACTGCTTGTCTACTCTACCGGAAATGGTCTGAACGGATTTACACTAGATCCAAGCATTGGTGAATTTTGTCTCTCGCATAAAAACATTCAAATGCCTGTCGCAGGCAATTACTATTCGGTCAATCAGGGTTATTATCTCAAATTTGATTTGGAAATGAGGCGATATATAGATCACTGTTCTGACTTAAATTATCGGTTGAGATATATAGGAAGTATGGTTTCGGATATACACCGCATTATGTTTCAGGGCGGGATATTTTTATACCCTAATACAAGAAAGTATCCCAAAGGTAAATTGAGACTGCTGTATGAATGTTATCCGATGGCTTTTTTGATTGAACAGGCCGGAGGCACAGCTATCACTTGTAAACTTGAAAGGGTACTTGATCTCGAAATCAAATCATTGCATCAGACATCTTCTATTGCAATGGGTTCGCGGGATATGGTAAGAGATATGAAAGAATTTGTTGAAAAATATGGTGTAGTAGTATAA
- a CDS encoding T9SS type A sorting domain-containing protein, translating into MTNQKLLLLATFFLILPFVLCSQLTIKITSVPANTPADATIYLAGTMNGWNPGSIQYAMTKLSNTEYTLTFTPSTGSHKFKFTRGSWATVEGNAQGSFIPDRTATYEGSPKTVELTIAGWEGASTAPSTASAQVRILSDTFLIPQLNRKRRIWAYLPKDYNSSAKSYPVLYMHDGQNLFDKKTSFSGEWGVDESLDSLFDRGDYGCIVVGIDNGGSNRLNEYSPWVNAQYGGGQGDEYIDFIVNTLKPYIDKNYRTLADRDHTGMMGSSMGGLISMYAGIAYPEIFGKTGALSSSYWFSLDSYKQVSDTGVKPQSYFYLLAGAQEGGNQIGDMEKMNNTLKNAGASEHQVYKISHTDGKHSEWYWAREFPAAYKWLFNKNTTATTSFDENIHFEVKYEESFLKFSGPEHLANKNMTLFDLSGKELLNKPIGKEMRVDILNLNLINGIYLIQVGNKSIKIYLNQK; encoded by the coding sequence ATGACGAATCAAAAGTTATTATTGTTAGCAACTTTTTTCCTTATCCTACCTTTTGTTTTGTGCAGTCAGTTGACCATCAAAATCACTTCTGTTCCGGCAAATACTCCGGCAGATGCCACTATATATTTGGCAGGGACGATGAATGGCTGGAATCCCGGAAGCATTCAGTATGCCATGACAAAATTAAGCAATACCGAATACACTCTCACATTTACGCCCTCAACAGGTAGCCACAAATTCAAATTTACGCGTGGTAGCTGGGCCACAGTGGAAGGAAATGCGCAAGGCAGTTTTATTCCTGACAGAACTGCAACTTATGAAGGCAGTCCCAAAACGGTTGAACTGACTATCGCCGGGTGGGAAGGAGCTTCCACTGCCCCATCGACAGCAAGCGCTCAAGTAAGGATATTATCAGACACCTTCCTGATACCACAATTGAACAGAAAAAGAAGGATATGGGCGTATCTGCCCAAAGATTACAATTCATCAGCAAAATCTTATCCGGTCTTGTATATGCATGACGGACAAAATCTTTTTGATAAAAAAACAAGTTTTTCCGGCGAATGGGGCGTGGATGAATCTTTAGATTCTCTCTTTGACAGAGGGGACTATGGATGTATAGTAGTAGGTATAGATAATGGAGGGAGCAATAGGCTCAATGAATACTCTCCATGGGTAAATGCACAATATGGCGGAGGACAAGGAGATGAGTATATAGATTTCATTGTAAATACACTTAAACCTTATATTGACAAAAATTACAGAACCCTTGCAGACAGAGATCATACAGGAATGATGGGAAGTTCAATGGGTGGTTTGATATCAATGTATGCCGGCATAGCTTACCCTGAAATATTTGGAAAAACCGGAGCACTATCTTCTTCCTATTGGTTCTCTCTGGACAGTTACAAACAGGTTTCGGACACTGGTGTAAAACCTCAAAGTTATTTCTACTTACTTGCCGGAGCACAGGAAGGAGGAAATCAGATAGGTGACATGGAAAAAATGAACAATACGCTCAAGAATGCAGGAGCATCAGAACATCAGGTATACAAAATAAGCCATACAGATGGCAAACACTCCGAGTGGTATTGGGCGCGTGAGTTTCCTGCCGCCTACAAATGGCTTTTCAATAAAAACACAACTGCCACTACTTCATTTGATGAAAATATACACTTTGAAGTAAAATATGAAGAGTCATTTTTGAAATTTTCAGGTCCTGAACATTTAGCCAATAAAAATATGACACTTTTTGATCTCTCAGGTAAAGAATTACTAAACAAACCTATAGGAAAAGAGATGAGAGTCGATATTTTAAATCTGAATCTTATAAATGGAATTTATTTGATTCAGGTAGGCAACAAAAGCATTAAAATATATCTGAATCAAAAATGA
- the panB gene encoding 3-methyl-2-oxobutanoate hydroxymethyltransferase, with protein sequence MSAAKKEVKRITTHVLHAMKEQGEKISMLTAYDYSIAKILDAAGIDILLVGDSASNVMAGHETTLPITLEQMIYHAQSVVRAVERTFVVVDLPFGSYQGNSTKALNSAIAIMKESGAHAVKLEGGAEIEDSVRRILSAGVPVMGHLGLTPQSIYKFGTYTVRAKEEAEAQKLFEDALLLQEIGCFAIVLEKIPATLGRKVAQALHIPVIGIGAGNGTDGQVLVVHDMLGITKDFNPRFLRRYLNLFETIKGAAEQYSNDVKAGNFPSEDEQY encoded by the coding sequence ATGTCAGCAGCAAAAAAAGAAGTAAAAAGAATCACAACCCACGTATTGCACGCGATGAAAGAGCAGGGAGAGAAAATTTCTATGCTTACTGCATATGATTACTCCATTGCAAAAATCCTTGATGCGGCAGGTATTGATATTTTGCTCGTTGGGGATTCTGCTTCCAATGTGATGGCCGGACATGAAACAACACTCCCTATCACACTGGAACAGATGATTTACCATGCCCAATCAGTCGTGAGAGCTGTAGAGCGCACTTTTGTCGTTGTAGACCTTCCATTCGGTTCTTATCAGGGCAATAGCACTAAGGCACTCAATTCAGCGATAGCTATCATGAAAGAATCAGGAGCACATGCTGTCAAACTGGAAGGAGGAGCAGAAATTGAAGACTCGGTCAGAAGAATACTGTCTGCTGGTGTACCCGTCATGGGACATTTGGGGTTGACACCACAAAGCATTTACAAGTTTGGAACTTATACAGTTCGGGCTAAAGAAGAAGCTGAAGCCCAAAAACTATTTGAAGATGCCTTGCTTCTGCAGGAAATAGGTTGTTTTGCTATTGTTCTGGAAAAAATCCCGGCAACATTAGGTCGTAAGGTAGCTCAGGCGTTGCACATTCCTGTTATCGGCATAGGCGCCGGCAATGGCACTGATGGGCAAGTATTAGTTGTTCATGATATGTTAGGCATAACAAAAGACTTCAACCCACGTTTCTTAAGAAGGTATCTAAATTTATTTGAAACAATCAAAGGCGCTGCAGAACAATACTCTAATGATGTCAAAGCCGGCAATTTCCCAAGTGAAGATGAACAGTATTAG
- the mltG gene encoding endolytic transglycosylase MltG, protein MTKKRLIIISVIILALGVVGYLLIGRTLWGSNVKFSEDSKAIFIPTNATFDDLMQIMTDSSILKSNTSFLTVAKLMKYEKPKAGRYLIKKNQSNREIITKLRSGDQDPHKIVVNNIRTIHDLAGKASRYFETDSLTFLQYLTDVNTASSFGFTNEDFLTMFIPNTYEMFWTTTPEKFVARMKKEYDGFWDDERLKKLKKNNLDKTQAYIVASIVEKESNYDPERPTIAGVYLNRLKAGEKLQADPTVVFATGEFTLQRVLFSHLKIDSPYNTYMYSGLPPGPICMPSVSSLNAVINAEDHEYMFFCAKPDNSGIHAFAKDYDEHQKNASAFSAWLNSLNIK, encoded by the coding sequence ATGACAAAAAAAAGATTAATCATCATTTCAGTTATCATTTTAGCATTAGGAGTTGTTGGCTATTTGCTGATAGGCAGGACTTTATGGGGCTCAAATGTGAAGTTTTCAGAAGATAGTAAAGCCATTTTTATACCAACAAATGCAACATTTGATGATTTGATGCAGATCATGACGGACTCATCTATCTTAAAGAGTAATACTTCCTTTCTCACCGTGGCCAAACTGATGAAATATGAGAAACCAAAAGCTGGACGATATTTGATCAAAAAGAACCAATCCAATAGAGAAATTATCACTAAACTCCGGTCGGGTGATCAGGATCCACATAAAATTGTAGTCAATAATATCAGAACTATCCATGACCTGGCAGGTAAAGCTTCCCGATATTTTGAAACGGATTCCTTGACATTTCTACAATACCTTACTGATGTAAATACCGCTTCATCTTTCGGATTTACCAATGAAGACTTCCTGACCATGTTTATCCCCAATACTTATGAAATGTTCTGGACGACCACCCCGGAAAAGTTCGTCGCCAGGATGAAAAAAGAATATGATGGCTTTTGGGATGACGAAAGATTGAAAAAACTTAAAAAAAATAATCTTGACAAAACACAGGCATATATCGTAGCTTCAATAGTTGAAAAGGAGTCAAATTATGATCCTGAGCGGCCAACCATCGCAGGTGTATATCTTAACAGGCTGAAAGCCGGAGAAAAGCTGCAAGCGGACCCTACTGTAGTGTTTGCGACAGGAGAATTTACGTTGCAAAGGGTTTTGTTTTCGCACCTTAAAATAGACTCTCCATATAATACATATATGTACTCAGGACTTCCGCCCGGGCCTATATGTATGCCATCAGTTTCCAGTCTTAATGCCGTCATCAATGCTGAAGATCATGAGTATATGTTCTTTTGTGCAAAACCCGATAATAGTGGTATACATGCCTTCGCCAAGGACTATGACGAACATCAAAAAAACGCATCAGCTTTTTCAGCTTGGCTTAATAGTCTGAACATCAAATAA
- a CDS encoding ribulose-phosphate 3-epimerase gives MIKHLVAPSMLAANFGNIQRDIEMINDTDADWLHIDIMDGMFVPNISFGADIVKVMKKYSQLPMDVHLMIEKPERYIKSFRDAGADNISVHYEACTHLHRVIEQIKSTGAKAGVALNPHTPVSLLDDVLEDLDLVILMSVNPGFGGQKFIYQTINKIKQLKEMIIVKNLSTLIEIDGGVGLQNAEAILQAGADVLVAGSSVFHAENPKLAVYALKNLGIKGLYV, from the coding sequence ATGATAAAGCATCTCGTAGCTCCATCTATGCTTGCTGCAAACTTCGGAAATATACAAAGAGATATAGAAATGATCAATGATACTGACGCAGATTGGTTGCATATAGATATCATGGATGGTATGTTTGTTCCCAATATTTCTTTTGGAGCTGACATTGTAAAAGTGATGAAAAAATATAGCCAACTTCCTATGGATGTTCATCTGATGATAGAAAAACCCGAAAGATATATAAAATCATTCAGGGATGCTGGTGCAGATAACATCTCAGTACATTATGAGGCGTGTACGCACTTGCATCGGGTCATCGAACAAATTAAAAGCACCGGAGCAAAAGCTGGTGTAGCACTAAACCCGCATACTCCAGTGTCATTGCTCGATGATGTGCTTGAAGATCTGGACTTAGTGATATTGATGAGTGTCAATCCGGGATTTGGTGGTCAGAAATTTATCTACCAGACTATCAATAAGATCAAACAACTCAAAGAAATGATCATCGTGAAAAATCTATCTACACTAATCGAAATTGATGGAGGAGTAGGTTTGCAAAATGCTGAAGCCATCCTGCAAGCCGGAGCAGATGTGCTCGTAGCCGGAAGCAGTGTATTTCACGCAGAAAACCCTAAACTCGCGGTATATGCGTTAAAAAATTTGGGGATCAAGGGTCTCTACGTCTAA